One genomic region from Actinocatenispora thailandica encodes:
- a CDS encoding ABC transporter permease: MTGRLGTIVRAAVGRRRVQTAVIVLTATLAVTASVLAAGLIVASEGPFDHAFDRQHGAHLSARFDSARISSAQVSTTTRARQVTAAAGPYPLVSVKPIPVDTKGGLPPGIQLTDLTVVGRQPGGAVDDLTLTAGRWATRPGEIVMSAHNEPFVLGNTLRFPGVPGDPLFTVVGIARSVGETADAWVPPTTISSLTAAGSRPDYQMLYRFRRASTSAQVSADRATIAALAPDGSLVGVQSWLKVRLAATRVSATFAPFIVAFGILGLAMSMLVVGIVVGGAVAAGTRRIGILKSLGCTPGQVVRAYLGQALLPGSAGILLGLVLGNLLAIPVMGDTAEVYGVGRAGIDPRVDVLVAAVALLCIGVSAGVPARRAGNLRTVEAIAVGRTPDSGHGRAARRVLGRLPLPRPLTLGLAAPFGRPGRSATMAVAVAIGTIGATFGIGLVLSVDGIQSGINLRSPGDVVVSDLTSPVDADRVDAAIRQQQGTGQWCNSAEAALGVAGLAGSTTVISYQGDSSWASWQMIRGRWFHRPGEVVAASGFLHATGTRIGDSITLVDGSRSATVRVVGEVLDVRQEGMLLVLDRRSIDALRPELDPLSYRFNVRLKPGVPRDDYLRALNRDLAPLGVSATRNSDELSDTVVAMDALAGALTVLLLSVAGIGVLNTAVLETRERVHDLGVYQALGMSPGQTIGMTITSVAGVGLIAGAVGVPLGVALHGVVLPIMGRAAGTDIPAVDTAVYHLPLVLPLLLGGLVIATVGALLPAGWAIRVRTAVALRTE; this comes from the coding sequence ATGACCGGGCGCCTCGGCACCATCGTGCGCGCGGCCGTCGGCCGCCGGCGTGTCCAGACCGCGGTCATCGTCCTGACGGCCACGCTCGCGGTCACCGCGTCCGTACTGGCCGCCGGCCTGATCGTCGCGTCCGAGGGCCCGTTCGACCACGCGTTCGACCGGCAGCACGGCGCCCACCTGTCGGCGCGCTTCGACTCGGCGCGGATCAGCTCGGCCCAGGTGTCCACCACCACGCGAGCACGCCAGGTCACGGCCGCCGCCGGCCCGTACCCGCTGGTATCGGTCAAGCCGATTCCGGTCGACACCAAGGGAGGTTTGCCGCCGGGCATCCAGCTGACGGATCTGACGGTCGTGGGCCGGCAGCCCGGCGGCGCGGTCGACGACCTGACCCTCACCGCGGGGCGCTGGGCCACCAGGCCGGGCGAGATCGTGATGAGCGCCCACAACGAACCGTTCGTGCTGGGCAACACTCTGCGCTTCCCGGGGGTACCCGGCGACCCGCTGTTCACGGTCGTCGGCATCGCCCGTTCGGTCGGCGAGACGGCCGATGCCTGGGTACCGCCGACGACGATTTCTTCGCTCACGGCCGCCGGTAGCCGGCCCGACTACCAGATGCTCTACCGGTTTCGGCGGGCTTCGACCAGCGCCCAGGTGAGCGCCGACCGCGCCACGATCGCCGCCCTGGCGCCCGATGGGTCGCTGGTCGGTGTGCAGTCCTGGCTGAAGGTACGGCTGGCCGCGACCCGGGTGTCCGCGACGTTCGCGCCCTTCATCGTGGCCTTCGGCATCCTCGGGCTTGCCATGTCGATGCTGGTCGTCGGGATCGTCGTGGGCGGCGCGGTGGCGGCCGGCACGCGCCGCATCGGGATCCTCAAGTCGCTGGGATGCACGCCCGGCCAGGTGGTGCGGGCCTACCTGGGGCAGGCGCTCCTGCCCGGCAGTGCCGGCATCCTGCTCGGCCTGGTTCTCGGGAACCTGCTGGCGATCCCGGTGATGGGTGACACGGCTGAGGTGTATGGCGTCGGCCGGGCCGGCATCGATCCTCGGGTGGACGTTCTGGTCGCGGCGGTGGCTCTGCTCTGCATCGGCGTCAGTGCCGGGGTGCCGGCTCGCCGGGCGGGGAACCTGCGTACCGTCGAGGCGATCGCCGTGGGTCGCACGCCGGACAGCGGTCACGGTCGCGCAGCCCGTCGGGTACTCGGACGGCTTCCGCTGCCCCGCCCGCTCACGCTCGGCCTCGCCGCACCGTTCGGGCGTCCGGGCCGCTCGGCGACGATGGCGGTGGCCGTGGCGATCGGCACGATCGGTGCGACGTTCGGTATCGGGCTGGTGCTCTCGGTCGACGGCATCCAGAGCGGCATCAACCTCCGCTCCCCGGGCGACGTGGTGGTCAGCGACCTGACCTCGCCGGTGGACGCCGACCGGGTCGACGCCGCGATCAGGCAACAGCAGGGGACCGGGCAGTGGTGCAACAGCGCCGAGGCAGCTCTCGGGGTGGCAGGCCTGGCCGGTTCGACCACCGTGATCTCCTACCAGGGTGATTCCTCCTGGGCGTCCTGGCAGATGATCCGCGGGCGCTGGTTCCACCGGCCGGGTGAGGTCGTCGCCGCCTCCGGCTTCCTGCACGCAACCGGCACCCGCATCGGCGACAGCATCACGCTCGTCGATGGATCCCGGTCGGCGACGGTTCGGGTCGTAGGGGAGGTCCTGGACGTGCGGCAGGAGGGCATGCTGCTCGTGCTCGACCGCAGGTCGATCGACGCGCTGCGACCGGAGCTGGATCCTCTCTCGTACCGGTTCAACGTCCGCCTGAAACCGGGCGTGCCTCGCGACGACTACCTCCGGGCGCTGAACCGCGATCTGGCGCCGCTGGGCGTCTCGGCAACCCGCAACAGCGACGAGCTCAGTGACACCGTCGTTGCCATGGATGCGCTGGCCGGCGCTCTCACCGTCCTGCTGCTGTCCGTCGCCGGCATCGGGGTGCTCAACACCGCCGTGCTCGAGACCCGCGAACGCGTGCACGATCTCGGGGTGTACCAGGCGCTCGGCATGTCACCGGGACAGACGATCGGCATGACCATCACATCCGTGGCCGGTGTCGGCCTGATCGCCGGCGCCGTCGGCGTTCCTCTCGGCGTCGCCCTGCACGGTGTCGTGCTGCCGATCATGGGCCGCGCCGCGGGAACCGACATCCCCGCCGTCGACACCGCCGTGTACCACCTGCCGCTGGTGCTCCCGCTGCTTCTGGGCGGACTGGTGATCGCCACTGTGGGCGCTCTGCTGCCCGCCGGGTGGGCGATTCGCGTCCGGACCGCCGTCGCACTCCGCACCGAGTGA
- a CDS encoding DUF4041 domain-containing protein, with amino-acid sequence MRVAEERNSELGDQVAVLNTEVTKLRARVDQLRGMDATALEAETERARDELATVRQQIEQERQRADEQIRQQDKQAEADRAAADRSLRDLLRQNEEAATQLAQTQAQIVQTQDVAMLQEAGLYEFRHRLADAVAYKSRLDDLRDEIKTAVRAGDAVESATGWMVNGSASQGRKMLRETTKLMLRAYNAEADACVRTMRPHRLASCTDRLGKARDTIARLGSTMNIHITEHYHGLRVTELELTADYLAKVEEEKERVRAEREAAREEAALRREIERERAKLAKEDAHWANVQERMRAAGDTLGLSEAETRRTEIAQALQDVEARAANVRTGWVYVISNIGAFGQHMVKIGMTRRLDPTERVRELGDASVPFKFDTHALIFSSDAVSLETRLHQELAHRRVNQVNLRREFFYATPTEVRDLLQRIDGQHLLDFTEDCEASEWRASQHPAIETSPDQSHPTLSVK; translated from the coding sequence TTGCGTGTCGCCGAGGAGAGAAACAGTGAACTCGGCGATCAGGTAGCCGTCCTGAACACCGAGGTCACCAAGCTGCGGGCACGCGTCGATCAGCTGCGTGGCATGGATGCCACGGCGCTGGAGGCGGAGACAGAGCGCGCTCGTGATGAACTCGCGACAGTTCGCCAGCAGATCGAGCAGGAACGCCAGCGCGCCGACGAACAGATACGGCAGCAAGACAAGCAGGCCGAAGCGGACCGGGCCGCGGCCGATCGGTCGCTGCGCGACCTTCTGCGGCAGAACGAGGAAGCAGCGACTCAGCTCGCGCAGACTCAAGCGCAGATCGTGCAAACGCAGGATGTGGCGATGCTGCAGGAGGCGGGGCTCTACGAGTTCCGGCACCGGCTGGCTGATGCCGTCGCATACAAGTCGCGGCTGGACGACCTGCGGGACGAGATCAAGACCGCTGTACGGGCCGGTGACGCGGTCGAGTCGGCGACGGGCTGGATGGTCAATGGCTCGGCCAGCCAAGGACGCAAGATGCTCCGAGAAACCACGAAGCTGATGCTGCGCGCCTACAACGCTGAGGCCGATGCGTGCGTTCGGACGATGCGCCCCCATCGCCTGGCCTCCTGCACGGATCGTCTTGGCAAGGCACGCGACACCATCGCCCGTCTCGGCTCGACGATGAACATCCACATCACCGAGCATTACCACGGGCTTCGCGTCACCGAACTGGAGCTGACCGCCGACTATCTCGCAAAGGTAGAAGAGGAAAAAGAGCGCGTCCGAGCCGAACGCGAGGCCGCTCGTGAAGAGGCGGCGCTACGCCGGGAGATCGAGCGGGAGCGTGCCAAGCTTGCCAAGGAAGACGCGCACTGGGCCAACGTTCAAGAGCGGATGCGTGCCGCGGGTGACACCCTCGGCCTGTCCGAGGCTGAGACTCGACGCACGGAGATCGCGCAGGCGTTGCAGGACGTCGAGGCGCGGGCCGCGAACGTCCGCACTGGATGGGTGTATGTCATCTCCAACATCGGCGCCTTCGGACAGCACATGGTCAAGATCGGCATGACCCGCAGGTTGGACCCGACCGAACGGGTCCGCGAGCTCGGAGACGCGTCCGTGCCGTTCAAGTTCGACACCCACGCACTCATCTTCAGCTCGGATGCCGTCAGCCTGGAGACTCGCCTGCACCAGGAACTGGCCCATCGCCGAGTCAACCAGGTCAACCTGCGGCGAGAGTTCTTCTACGCCACTCCGACCGAAGTGCGGGACCTACTGCAACGGATCGACGGACAACACCTGCTGGACTTCACCGAAGACTGTGAGGCGTCGGAATGGCGTGCGAGCCAACATCCGGCTATCGAGACAAGCCCTGACCAGTCACACCCGACGCTGAGCGTGAAGTAG